DNA from Oxyura jamaicensis isolate SHBP4307 breed ruddy duck chromosome 4, BPBGC_Ojam_1.0, whole genome shotgun sequence:
CATTTCTTAAATAAGATATAGACTTGCAAATTActaaatatattacaaaataaatgttcttctCCCTTAATGCTTCAGACCAATTTCTATCTCATCAACCCTTCAGAATTTCAagtttaaaattatgttttaaattaagtttaaGTTTAAATGTTATATGCTGGGTAGTATTGGCAGGATTCAGAAAGGTATGAAATGGTGATGGGTTTGTCAAGTTGAGTGTTAAAATCAGCTTGACAGTTCAAACATTACATAAAAGACTCACTGAAGGTTTTGCTTTGTGAGTGTGATTTTGCTTTCTCAGTCTTCCCCAGAAGGAAGCAGTCAAGCAGAatgttttttcaagttttaaggGCAGTAATCAGAATGTGTAAAATGAGTATCTGAGATggaatacaaataattttcaagaCAATGAAGGAGGATATAAGTGTATTTCAAATTGAATCCAGTGTTGATAACCACTGCAAATGGCACAAAAAATCACCTGGTTTACCATGCCAAGTGGAGGCAGAAGTCACTCTCGAAAGGGCCTTCAATATTGGGTGCTTTTGAGTATTAGTATTAATGTAAATGCTTTACCTTCTGCATATGTAGAGGTGCTGTCCCTTGATGAACAGTGCTGCTGTAACTATAAGCATTTCTTCCAGGCTGACATCGATCTTGTTTGGTTCTGAATCTGTGTGGactttctttactttctttactCACAAAACCACCCCAATCGAGATGCTGACAGGAAACCTTCTGTAACAGAGAAAcgcagatattaaaaaaatgtaatttagagTAATTGCCTTGGCtacttaaaaacaatttctaaactttcttttgcataatttactgttattaaaaatgagttttagaTAATCTGAAAACATAGcacagaaaaagtatttcatgaATGTAGAgacatttccttctttctccctttgaCCTTATCACCAGTAATTGCATAACTGCTGAACAAcctctattttattatttctttaaaagaattaaCTACAGTCTAATTTTAGTTAAGCTTGTCTCCCATTTCAGatatgtcttttttattttgaaacaatggTATACACCAAGGAGGTTCACTGAGCCAATCCTTGTGGAACACGTGTTGAAGGAATACAACAATTATGGGTTCACAATTCCCAGAAcaacatgaataaaaatactgcagcatGTACAGAAGCTGCAACAGCTGCATCCTGTCAAAAGTGTGAGCATCAAAGACATCGAATGAAATCTCTGATTCTATAACCAGAGAATGGCATGATTTGggttttgctttactttcttACCTCATTTGGGTAACCATCTAATCTGGAGATGTGTAACTTCTGTGCTCCTCCTACGTTCCTCCTACTCTCACAAATATTAAAACTAGATGCATTCATTCTTGAGATGAAGAGATAAAAATGGGGGTGTGGTTTTAGCTGAGAGCATTCAGGTTTTTTAAGAGGTTTTTGCTCTTTAGCACTTACAGGAATTCAAGCAAAGCAGctgcattcacacacacacacacacacacacacaaaaaaaaaaaaaaaaaaaagagagagagagaaattgctACTGAAACTGGCTATAGGGAGACAATGGGAAAAGGCAGCTTAGGGGCAGCTGGATTAGTCCTGAGTTGGGgttaaatattcaaaaaatgttcacaaaaatggaggaaaaaataaatttacccCCTGCCAAAAAGGAATGCATTTTAGCAACTCAGAAGTATCATTTCAGTGCATTACCAACAAAagttttcaaagctgaaagTAATATTCATCATTTAATCTCTGCACTTCAAGAATGAGACACTTTTCTTCACCCATTTTTCCCTCCAGCCCTCAACAGATCATTTCACATGTTCTCATTGCCATTTGGGAAATTCTAGGCTGAAAAAATACCTAAGAAGTAAGAACTGAGTGTGGACAGAGTATGTTCTGGGTTGTGGGATGCCATGGCATAGAGCACATGTGGATTGAATTACATGCCACGTGTATGAATCAGGAAGGAGAGGGTGCATAAAATCAGAGCAGAAGGGCAGAGGCAAAAGTTGGGCTGATAGGTCTGAAAGGATACATATtatgtgcctgtgtgtgtgttttcagggTTACCAAGAcacaaagcaatattttttattttattttatttttatttgtattttttttccagttcctgtATCAGCGTAATTGCAACTCAGTATCCCCACTTCCTGATTGCAATGGTAATACTTTTTTCCAATAGCTATAAAcgaaactgaaagcagaatcCATGCTGATACTTACACCACAGTGTAGGTTTAAACACGTGAGTTGTCTCACAgaactttttaaagaatctttCCTCCCACAGGACAGTCCTCGAAAGCATTCACTGAATTCAAACCTCACATTTATCTACTATTCATATTTAGCATTCGGTGCAGTGACCAATAACTAAAAGGGAACTGAATAAATACTGAAGTAGAAGTCACAGATGAAAAAAGTAACAAAGGATTGGTGTTTTTCTCAAGATTTTCTGCACCCTTATGCtagcaacaaaaagaaatatctaaAGTTAATCAATCTCAGGCTcacaaaaggaaatgtatttgttaGGTGTTACTTTCCTGATTAGATCCCATTACTGACTTTCTATTGTTACGCAATCCACTACCTCAAAGCTCTGTGAATGGTAGATACAGTTTTGGGTTACATGCTCATATTGATAGTGggatacaaaaagaaattatcttAATTATTTAGTCTTTCATCATAAACATGTTTTTCCCAGGAGTTTTAGAATATAAAGCACTGTTATGCAACTGGAGGAAATTTCATGTCTTCCCCAAATGTTCTCTTGTTTAAACCATCACAATTTGTACCTCACTTCCACAAGCAGCTTTTGcccatgacaaaaaaaaatgtgttacaaGCATGATGAATCTAACACCAACCTTCTCCAAAGGCCACAAGTGCTTTTACTGCTGCTACACTCACAAAAAGTTCAAACTAGTaggggtgctggggagagcaggtATAAACTCTGTTATAAAACTGGCAGAAGATTACTCGTTGTACACTGCAAGATTAGAAGGAGCAACTCTTTGATCAGAACAGAGGTCACCACcataaaataaactgaacaaATAGCCTCAGATAGGCCATACTGTTTCTGCCTGGAATGGCGGTGCTTTGTAATTACTCAACCTGATCCAGGACTCGATAATGCAACAGAGACTGATAAAACTATATGGTTGCTTTTATTAGCAAGAAACCCAGACTTGATAGCTGATAAGACCCTTTCCAAGCCTATCAACTTAATGGATACGTGAATTAATATGTAAATGTTGAAGCTCATTATGAAAAAGCAGGTTTGGAACAAAGTCGAATAGAGCATTACTGCAACACCAATccctcatttccattttctgaccTTATGCTGCACTAAAGAGACACAGGGAGGCAACTCCTTGCTAACAGCTCAAAGGGTAAAATCCAGCTCTGCAACTGCCCTTCCTGAATCCAAATGGGTGAATTTGGTGCATTTGGACAATCTCTCCTCTGCCAAGCTGCTGAGGCAGTCAAAGAGATTTAGCATGTGTTTTGtcttacattttctgttaaagaagTCAGTCACTTCTTGGATCAAACTACAGAGACCAGGTCACTTTTCCAGGTTTctcattgaaaaaataaaaaaaaaaaaaaaaaaaaaaaaaaaaagcgatgCCTTTTTCATGCGTACTTTTTCGTATGTAAACCATTAACCTCAGGTGGAAGGGCTGAATTTACCTGTAttctcttcatgttttttgtttgtttgtttgttgtgatAACAACAAAACTTAATGCTTGACTTGTGCTTGTATTTCACTATGCGGCAGTAAAAATCCACGTGTTTGACATAAGAAGACAAAACCATTATTCTGATAGATCTGTATCTTGcgctgttttggttttgtgatttttgtgtaGTCATACCAGGAAGTATTAGTGAGGTGGCTAGAACATCCAGTTTATTCCTCCTGGATCGCATCAAACTGTCACCTGCAGAGGTATGTATAAAGGTACTTTCACTTTAGGTCTTCTACCTGAGGATGAGGTTAAGAGCTATGGTCAGAGCCAGGTGACTCACAAACTATGCTGTAACTTAATAGTGGTGCTGTTACCATTGCTGCAGTCCTTTTCTTAAGAGAATAGGTTTTGGTGGGCTGTGACCTAGAGGGAAACTCTGCAGACTTGCTTTTGTGATAAAAATTAGTTCtttgagaagttttttttttttttaaaagcaaatgttcaTTCTAGAGGTGCTGCAGATACAGATAGTTCTTCTTAATATTATCCAAATAAGATGACAATTTAGAAATCAAGTGTAACTTCTTTTCATTCCTGTAAAATGTGAGTAGAATAGACCCTATTAGCTTGAAACATTAAATCCAAAACATCACTAGCATACCTGTGCATCACGGCTGTTATCAACCTGTACACTTAGGTGTTTCTgaggtgaaagaaaatattttccttggtGATTTCCAAcatcttgaagaaaaaagttcCCCTTCTTTTAGTGAGCTTGCATCAATGGCCTGTAGACAAGTGCCAGAAGACTTTTGTTAACAAAAGAATGAACCTGCACCACGCTCAGTGGAAGTGATggtatttttccacagaaaaccaaaccaaaccaaacaaaaacatttgagtATGGATGTCCCAACTCCAAGTCCGGGGTGGGGGGGCCTTAGGGAGGAAACAGGATATGGTGACAGAGTTAAAGGACAGGACTGCAGCGTGTGGTGACAGAATTAAAGGACAGAACTGAAGTACGTGGTGCTATTTGTTGGCAACGACGCCCTACCAACGTTTTTTACCACAGAACTGAGAGGATTGCCTCAGAAAAATCAGCTAACAGACACTATTTTACAGAGCACGGGTCGTAGTTTGGTTTAGAGTTAAAAAAGACGTGTAGTTTGACACACTGTTGTGCGTttggggggacggggacagggacgagCACACGGCCGGCTGTTGCGGCTCGCGCCCGCTCTGACAGACCTCGGTAggggcggggctgggggggggggcgaggaggaACGGCCGCAACGGCGCCGCCGCGACGGGTGATGACGTGCCGCGCTCTTCCGGCGCCGGGGCGGTGACCGAGGCACGCACGGGAGGGGTCGCcgccaggagggagctggggaggaggaagaggagggagaggaaggcgctgaggggcgggcgggggggggggggaggagcgGGAGCGCGGAACGGGAGCGCGCGCGCGGCGGCCGTTGCAGCGCGCGCGGCGGCCGTTGCCGCTCCGCCGGCGCTCCCGCGGCGGGGCACAAGTATCGCGAGAGGTGCCGCGGCGCCGGCGCTAGAGGTGACCgaggagcggcggcggcggcggccccgggtgctgccctcctcccccccccccccccccccccccgcttgttcctcctcctcctcttcctcgtcCCTCAGCGGGGCGGAGCGGCCATGGAGAAGGCGGCGGAGGGAGGCGACGGCGAGGCCGGGAGCGccacggcggggccggggccacCGGAGGGGGGTAGCGGAGGAAACGGAGCCGGTTCGTCGTGCCCAGCCGGGGCGGTGGGGCCGCGGGGTCTGGTGCGGGTGTGCGACCTGCTGCtgaagaagaaggggaaggcGAAGCGCAGCGGGAGGCCCGGCCGGGCGGCCAGCAGCAGCGAgagcggcggcgggggcagcgAGAGCAGCAACAAcggcagcgaggaggaggaggacgaggaggaggaagaggaggaggaggaagaagaggaggtcTCCGAGGTACGGCCCCGAAGGGCTAGGTGTGGGGGTTGCCTTGCTGCCTGGGtttcataatttcataattCCTCCTCTCGGGGAGGAAGGGGGCAGCACCGGGCCGCCTCgtggcggggcggggcggccggCACCGGGGCACGGCGGGGAGCTGGGGCCGCCCCTCGCTTCCCGACCCTTTTCCCCGGAATGCCCCGGGGCTCAGGAGGTGGCTCCGGGGCTCAGGAAGCGGCCCCCGCCCTCGTGTGGCTCCGTGGGCATGTGTGAAGGGGTGGCTTGTGTCTACACGTGCCAAGGGGGCAATCCGGATTGCAGCCCGGAGCAGGGGATAAGCCTGAGTTAGGGTGTGTGGCTAGGAAGCAGTCCCTGCTCTGTATCAGGTAAACAGGtcattttcaataaaaacagGTGGATT
Protein-coding regions in this window:
- the LOC118165770 gene encoding ankyrin repeat domain-containing protein 17-like; amino-acid sequence: MEKAAEGGDGEAGSATAGPGPPEGGSGGNGAGSSCPAGAVGPRGLVRVCDLLLKKKGKAKRSGRPGRAASSSESGGGGSESSNNGSEEEEDEEEEEEEEEEEEVSERLQRALCTRSRGVAEATGGR